A DNA window from Ipomoea triloba cultivar NCNSP0323 chromosome 10, ASM357664v1 contains the following coding sequences:
- the LOC116033348 gene encoding uncharacterized protein LOC116033348 → MLRGSCSRRAAEEDEHVVVWGEQGGNMIESTRVCTGERLHADMSTSACPPPEHHGDPPDGFDFEGDVVMDIEDNHEATAEKADGSSAPFVVWNCQGAGGKVFHRVLKTLVQTHKPAILGLVEPKVSGSHANAICTRLVFRIGFGSRRWVLARVGVDPHDYWFFTVVYGSPTHHLRRRLWSELQMTKRGLSGLMLIAGDFNSVVNQNETSNYSAFSLQRSSDFADWINSEGFIDMGFHGPKLTWVRSDQSGFTKGARLDRALCNARDVRYNRAPFRFQAAWLTDQCLKDVIHNAWRPSSGFTDNISVITDALLDWNKHVFGNIVHRKKVVLARLNGRSREDWIVFGDRNTKYYHIATTIRKSRNTISSLRDVDGEWITDDDLLKAHVQTFYVTLFSDYSAEQRDTSLEGVFPVLSQDEWRVFNQDISKEEVCNALFDMSPFKAPGPDGCLPDGLNDTLLALIPKVGTPKTIRQFRPISLCNISDNILVYQEVMHTMRTKRGSTGIMAIKLDFEKAYDRLSWQFVDTILKEIGFSSMWVKVIMCCIRTARLSVNWNGNRLSQFHPERGLRQGDPMSPAIFVLGLEKLCQIITLRVNSGDWKGVQLAPGCPILSHLCFADDMVLFAEASIDQIAVIQDCLSRFCAASGQRISYEKS, encoded by the exons ATGCTTAGAGGTTCTTGTTCACGGCGAGCTGCCGAGGAGGATGAGCACGTGGTAGTCTGGGGTGAGCAAGGAGGTAACATGATTGAATCCACAAGGGTTTGCACTGGGGAACGTTTACACGCTGATATGAGCACCAGTGCCTGCCCTCCTCCCGAACACCACGGGGATCCGCCGGACGGTTTTGACTTTGAGGGAGATGTGGTCATGGACATAGAGGATAATCACGAGGCTACTGCGGAGAAGGCAGATGGGTCTTCTGCCCCT TTTGTTGTTTGGAACTGTCAAGGCGCGGGTGGTAAGGTTTTCCACCGCGTCCTTAAAACTCTTGTTCAGACCCATAAACCCGCTATCCTTGGCCTTGTTGAACCTAAGGTTTCCGGGTCTCACGCGAATGCTATTTGCACGAGACTGGTTTTTCGGATTGGGTTCGGGTCGAGGCGGTGGGTTTTAGCGAGG GTCGGTGTGGATCCTCATGATTACTGGTTTTTTACAGTAGTCTATGGTAGTCCTACCCATCACCTCCGTCGACGTCTATGGAGTGAACTTCAGATGACCAAGCGGGGTCTCTCGGGTCTTATGCTGATTGCTGGAGATTTTAATTCTGTTGTTAACCAAAATGAAACCTCTAATTATTCTGCTTTCTCGTTACAGCGGAGCTCAGATTTTGCGGATTGGATCAATTCTGAAGGTTTCATTGATATGGGATTTCATGGTCCGAAGCTGACATGGGTTCGGAGTGACCAGTCAGGTTTTACTAAAGGGGCGAGGCTCGACCGGGCTCTTTGTAAT GCAAGGGATGTACGCTACAACAGGGCTCCTTTTCGTTTCCAAGCTGCCTGGCTCACCGACCAGTGTTTGAAGGATGTCATACACAACGCCTGGCGTCCGAGCTCGGGGTTTACGGATAATATTTCGGTCATCACAGATGCTCTTTTGGATTGGAACAAACACGTGTTTGGTAATATTGTTCACCGCAAGAAAGTTGTTCTTGCGCGTCTAAATGGG CGGTCTCGCGAAGACTGGATTGTTTTCGGGGACCGGAACACGAAATACTACCACATTGCTACTACTATTCGAAAATCCAGAAATACTATTTCAAGTCTACGGGATGTGGATGGTGAGTGGATTACGGATGATGATCTTCTCAAAGCACATGTTCAGACCTTTTATGTCACTCTGTTTTCAGACTATTCGGCGGAGCAAAGGGATACTAGTTTGGAGGGTGTGTTTCCAGTTCTCTCCCAAGATGAATGGAGGGTGTTTAACCAGGATATCTCCAAGGAAGAGGTTTGCAATGCTCTCTTTGATATGTCACCGTTTAAAGCTCCGGGACCTGACG GTTGTTTGCCAGATGGTTTAAATGATACCTTACTTGCACTTATTCCTAAGGTTGGTACCCCGAAAACTATTCGGCAGTTTCGCCCTATTAGTTTGTGCAAT ATTTCTGATAACATACTGGTATATCAAGAGGTGATGCACACCATGCGGACGAAGAGAGGTTCCACCGGCATTATGGCAATCAAACTTGACTTCGAAAAGGCTTATGATCGCCTTTCGTGGCAATTTGTTGATACTATCCTAAAGGAAATTGGGTTTAGCTCGATGTGGGTGAAGGTGATTATGTGTTGTATTAGGACTGCACGCCTATCCGTAAACTGGAACGGTAACCGTTTATCTCAATTCCACCCAGAACGGGGCCTCCGTCAAGGTGATCCGATGTCACCGGCTATTTTTGTTTTGGGTTTGGAGAAGCTCTGTCAGATAATTACTCTTCGGGTCAATTCGGGGGATTGGAAAGGAGTTCAATTAGCACCCGGGTGCCCCATACTTTCACATCTTTGCTTCGCGGATGATATGGTTTTGTTTGCTGAAGCTTCTATTGATCAGATCGCCGTTATCCAAGACTGTCTGTCGCGATTCTGCGCTGCCTCCGGGCAAAGGATCAGTTATGAAAAATCATAG